The genomic region GTATTTCTATATCTACAGTATTTCATGATTAATTCAGGTAGTTAAAAAGCACTTACtagttcaagtttatttatatagcacatttaaaaacaacactagttgaccagagtgctttccacaatagacaacaaataGACATGacaacagtagaaaaagtaaaacataaaataaatgtcactactcaactctgtttgaaggccaaTGAATAAAGAGTCGGGGCAATTCTTATTTGAAAAGGTAAAGTATTCCAAAGATTAGGAGCAGCTACTgtcacctttagtttttaacctggatctggggacattgaggagcatctgattggatgacctcagtgctttgaccggagtgtgtacatgtaaaagttctgataaataaggtgccaacccatttaaaattttaaaaacaagcaataaaatataaatcaatcctaaagcggacaggaagccagtggagcgaggctaaaacaggggtaatgTGCTCATGCTTTTTAGTTCCTGTTAGAAGTCGGGCTGCTGCATTCTTGACTAACTGTAACCGATGGAGAGATGACTGATCCACTCCAACATATACGAGTTACAGTATTCTAGAAGAGAcgttataaatgcatgtattaATCTTTCAAAGTCTTTGCGTGGCAGGTAGGGCTTGACTTTGGCCAACAGTCTCAGCTGAAAGAAACTGGATTTTAATACAGAACgaatctgtttttcaaatttaaaagcaCTGTCGAATATCACACTTAGATACTTGGTAAATTGATGACTATATGTTCCTAAAGTACCAAGAACATCTACACAAGCACTTAAACACCCCAGGTCGACTGAACACAACGACCTCAGTCTAACTTTCATTCACAGAGAAAGTTCTGATTCAACCATATTTTAAGATCTCTCAGGCAGTTGAGCAAGGACTGAGTTGCAGCTTTGTCATTAGATTTTACAGGTAAATAGATTTGCATGTCATCTGCAAAGCAATGAAAGgatatgtgttttttgaaaatggacCCCAATGGCAGTATACACAGTGAAAAAAGCATGGGGCCCAAGATGGACCCTTGGGGGACCCCACAAGAAAGTTGTCATCATTCATACTGATTGACTGCTGATATCATTGCTGTccattctgcagcaacacacagaggccaaaaGCTTGTCTATGAACCCTTTCCTCATGAACACATACAGGAACGTGTCTGCAAGAGGACTCAGCCTAAGGATGGTGAATGACAGGATAAAGACAGTCTTGTCATAGTATATGTACAGCAATACCAGGTAATAAATGATGCTGGGCAGGAACAGCAGACTGTAAATAAGCAGCACCAGAACCAAAATCCCCACAATTCGTCGTTTTTCATCAGAGGGGACCGAGATGGAAGCAGACAGGGCTTTGAGGGTCCCAACCAGGGAGAATATTAACAGtgggaagggaaggaggaagaggatggcaTAGAGGATATCTAAATATCTGTTGAGATCTTCTGAGAAAAATATAATGACGCCACAGACAGCAGAAAggacccagaccaggacacagagCACCACAGAGGTCTTGATGGTTCGTCTGAAGCGGTACCACAGTGGGTGGgcgatgaccaaatacctgtaatacaagatggacacaaagtctttgaggagcttcagagttataaactaatataatgttCAGACACAGAAGGAGCTCCACACATACTGGATAGACAAATACCTTTCCAGGGAGATGCAGACCATGAAGAAAACACTGgcaaacagagcagagaggtaAATACTATAGAAGATTTCAGTTATCTTCCCATTTGGTGCCACCCGAACGAtcatgcagcagaactgaaggaCGTCAGTAATGAGAAGGTTGATGACGTAGATGGGAGCAACATGATCTCTTCTCACCTGCAGGAAAACATTGGTAAAAGTCAACAGCAGttggaaacatgttgtgaagtccacctcctcccaaatctgtcatcttgctctgcccagcagctgcagtcagagccatttctgactttttcatCCAACAGAAATCTCAGATATGACCCGCTGGCCAATCAGTGCAGGAACAAGACTAAGGGCCAGATTTcctgcagcttctgcagcagtttttcagcCACAGATATGAAGAGTTCTGGCTCAAACACATGAGCTGGATTTATCAGACAGACGCACCAGACTGGAGTCGCAGTTTGAggctcatgtttgtgtttgcaaggTGAGC from Micropterus dolomieu isolate WLL.071019.BEF.003 ecotype Adirondacks unplaced genomic scaffold, ASM2129224v1 contig_13790, whole genome shotgun sequence harbors:
- the LOC123966605 gene encoding G-protein coupled receptor 4-like, which codes for VRRDHVAPIYVINLLITDVLQFCCMIVRVAPNGKITEIFYSIYLSALFASVFFMVCISLERYLVIAHPLWYRFRRTIKTSVVLCVLVWVLSAVCGVIIFFSEDLNRYLDILYAILFLLPFPLLIFSLVGTLKALSASISVPSDEKRRIVGILVLVLLIYSLLFLPSIIYYLVLLYIYYDKTVFILSFTILRLSPLADTFLYVFMRKGFIDKLLASVCCCRMDSNDISSQSV